A DNA window from Alligator mississippiensis isolate rAllMis1 chromosome 11, rAllMis1, whole genome shotgun sequence contains the following coding sequences:
- the LOC106738888 gene encoding uncharacterized protein LOC106738888 isoform X1, translating to MDFLIEFILVILGTQVAFWLLDLQSVRRRPRKILGRAKLGAAWGHVEETPPRQCTHCPMPGHRLNLERTLQLVERRLTHVTWHLLRDLNPLPALPEEPPQCEEAEAVKTEEPQIKAMRPPGLDTQEPCVCLPKPLPCRALRVMSLPEAALSQPVPHADTSLQPSFQQESPETQPPLAHGSQGMAPCGKETTSAAHSHPRGKPCGMPEPEKGPEHRHPPPNPCRPLGCTSLQGKLHLLAPEPPGKQDPADTTVLPGEARTKVPDPSEDGCASQEESERHLVGKQLQEVTEEPGPASCLMPSGAETDPEKKDLSHPWGTTNEDATSSTRCLLPTPVRGRHGGREWWSLEQPRKGTQLPPAWHPRGQRGAPSGQPVATGSRELHQAGGQAPDLPYVCGLEGKPARAVWPGDSGQLGASCSLKELQGLLQKITRVMARSPKASTSSMVGAGRGLQHSSLETSWERDQWVSQLPPGSEISPGTDVPLSQTSMPAWRHRPASVLPPEPIHKPGGESRMGPSQGRPPGSSQPQQGKATHATSSRAVARKSLAGTPGDTDRLPRERGRGAEPGPWPWKEGGTKKCPVGAARPGPRPDHVEPPDLAQLLGSILTSLSAHDLQLQFVADLLKKQCPQGVSAICPHQAPVPAAFSTQLDVQTQGQVRAHKMSLSYRLDAPGGPAQEGPPTGGSRGTRKGVKGQAKAGTSEQGVDNATNVWLRTSQAPDGVYQTCSKKQGRKPGGSLGPGGCQGPLEEPQRSSPGDPLGPSNLDQRPLERGSKRQDRRLRAPHKRPQTVSVGTSTADFPQQMDGATSLLATRERKRQTRTSSVPREKVPLCRRFLRCLQRTFSKLCLSMRARLSRDPRNKVPNIRLTKPPLHHQASKVVPH from the exons ATGGATTTTCTCATTGAATTCATCCTGGTTATACTGGGAACCCAAGTAGCCTTTTGGCTTTTGGATTTGCag AGCGTTCGTCGGAGGCCAAGGAAGATACTGGGAAGAGCCAAGCTGGGAG CAGCTTGGGGACACGTGGAGGAGACACCGCCACGCCAGTGCACACA ctgccccatgcctgggcacaggctcaACCTCGAGCGCACACTGCAGCTGGTGGAGAGGAGGCTCACGCATGTGACCTGGCACCTGTTAAGAGACCTGAacccgctgcctgccctgcctgagGAGCCGCCACAGTGTGAGGAGGCTGAGGCTGTGAAGACGGAGGAGCCACAGATTAAGGCCATGCGGCCTCCGGGATTGGACACCCAGGAGCCCTGTGTCTGCCTCCCAAAGCCCTTGCCCTGCCGGGCCCTGAGGGTCATGAgcctccctgaggctgccctgagccagcctgtgccccatgctGACACCAGTCTGCAGCCTTCTTTCCAGCAGGAGAGCCCGGAGACACAGCCTCCACTGGCCCACGGGTCCCAGGGGATGGCTCCGTGTGGGAAAGAGACTACCTCAGCCGCCCATTCCCATCCTCGGGGGAAGCCTTGCGGCATGCCTGAGCCAGAGAAGGGCCCAGAGCACCGCCacccccccccgaacccctgcaggccactggggtgcaccagcctgcaggggaagctgcacctcctggccccagagcctccGGGCAAGCAGgatcctgcagacaccaccgtgTTGCCAGGGGAAGCCAGAACCAAGGTCCCAGACCCATCTGAGGATGGTTGTGCTTCCCAGGAGGAGTCAGAGCGGCACCTCgtggggaagcagctgcaggaggtgaCTGAGGAGCCAGGCCCGGCCTCTTGCCTAATGCCCTCAGGGGCAGAGACTGACCCAGAAAAGAAGGACCTGTCCCACCCATGGGGCACCACCAACGAAGATGCAACAAGCAGCACCAGatgcctccttcccaccccagtgagaggccgccatggaggaagggagtggtggagcctggagcagcccaggaaaggcacccagctgccccctgcctggcaccccagAGGGCAGAGGGGGGCGCCCAGTGGGCAGCCAGTGGCAACTGGGAGCCGAGAGCTGCATCAGGCTGGTGGGCAGGCACCTGACCTCCCCTACGTCTGTGGCCTGGAGGGAAAGCCAGCCCGTGCGGTCTGGCCAGGAGACTCTGGGCAGCttggtgccagctgcagcctgaaggAGCTTCAGGGGCTGCTCCAGAAGATCACAAGGGTCATGGCAAGAAGCCCCAAGGCCTCAACAAGCTCCATGGTGGGTGCAGGAAGGGgcctccagcacagcagccttGAGACCAGCTGGGAACGGGATCAATgggtctcccagctgcccccaggctcagagatatCCCCGGGGACCGATGTCCCATTatctcagacctccatgcctgcGTGGAGGCACCGaccagcctcagtgctgcccccagAGCCAATCCACAAGCCTGGTGGGGAAAGCAGGATGGGACCCAGtcaggggagaccccctggctccagccagccccagcagggaaaagcaaCCCATGCTACCAGCTCGAGGGCTGTGGCAAGAAAAAGCCTAGCCGGCACCCCTGGAGACACCGACAGgctccccagggagaggggacggGGTGCAGAGCCAGGCCCTTGGccgtggaaggagggagggaccaagaagtgccctgtgggggcagccaggcctgGACCCAGGCCAGACCACGTAGAGCCCCCTGACCTGGCGCAGCTCCTGGGCTCCATCCTGACCTCCCTCAGCGCTCATGACCTGCAGCTCCAGTTCGTTGCTGACCTGCTGAAGAAGCAGTGCCCCCAGGGTGTCAGTGCCATttgcccccaccaggcccctgtgccagctgccttctccacccaGCTGGATGTCCAGACTCAAGGCCAAGTCCGCGCCCACAAGATGAGCCTGAGCTACAGGCTAGATGCCCCCGGCGGGCCAGCTCAGGAGGGGCCGCCCACAGGGGGTTCCCGGGGGACACGGAAGGGGGTGAAGGGTCAGGCGAAGGCAGGGACatctgagcagggggtggacaATGCCACGAACGTCTGGCTCCGCACATCCCAAGCCCCGGATGGGGTCTATCAAACGTGTAGCAAGAAGCAGGGGAGGAAGCCAGGTGGCTCTTTGGGCCCTGGTGGCTGCCAGGGACCCCTTGAAGAGCCTCAGCGCTCATCTCCAGGGGACCCCTTGGGTCCTTCCAATCTGGACCAGAGGCCCCTGGAGAGAGGGAGCAAGAGGCAGGACAGGAGGCTGAGAGCTCCCCACAAACGACCCCAAACTGTCTCTGTCGGCACCAGCACCGCAGACTTCCCCCAGCAGATGGATGGAGCCACTTCTCTCCTGGCCACCAGAGAAAGGAAACGCCAGACCAGGACCTCATCGGTGCCCAGAGAAAAGGTCCCTTTGTGCCGCCGCTTCCTGAGGTGCCTCCAGCGCACCTTCTCCAAGCTGTGCCTCAGCATGAGGGCCCGGCTGTCCCGGGATCCACGGAACAAGGTCCCCAACATCAGGCTCACAAAGCCTCCCTTGCACCATCAGGCCTCCAAGGTGGTGCCCCATTGA
- the LOC106738888 gene encoding uncharacterized protein LOC106738888 isoform X2, with protein sequence MDFLIEFILVILGTQVAFWLLDLQSVRRRPRKILGRAKLGAWGHVEETPPRQCTHCPMPGHRLNLERTLQLVERRLTHVTWHLLRDLNPLPALPEEPPQCEEAEAVKTEEPQIKAMRPPGLDTQEPCVCLPKPLPCRALRVMSLPEAALSQPVPHADTSLQPSFQQESPETQPPLAHGSQGMAPCGKETTSAAHSHPRGKPCGMPEPEKGPEHRHPPPNPCRPLGCTSLQGKLHLLAPEPPGKQDPADTTVLPGEARTKVPDPSEDGCASQEESERHLVGKQLQEVTEEPGPASCLMPSGAETDPEKKDLSHPWGTTNEDATSSTRCLLPTPVRGRHGGREWWSLEQPRKGTQLPPAWHPRGQRGAPSGQPVATGSRELHQAGGQAPDLPYVCGLEGKPARAVWPGDSGQLGASCSLKELQGLLQKITRVMARSPKASTSSMVGAGRGLQHSSLETSWERDQWVSQLPPGSEISPGTDVPLSQTSMPAWRHRPASVLPPEPIHKPGGESRMGPSQGRPPGSSQPQQGKATHATSSRAVARKSLAGTPGDTDRLPRERGRGAEPGPWPWKEGGTKKCPVGAARPGPRPDHVEPPDLAQLLGSILTSLSAHDLQLQFVADLLKKQCPQGVSAICPHQAPVPAAFSTQLDVQTQGQVRAHKMSLSYRLDAPGGPAQEGPPTGGSRGTRKGVKGQAKAGTSEQGVDNATNVWLRTSQAPDGVYQTCSKKQGRKPGGSLGPGGCQGPLEEPQRSSPGDPLGPSNLDQRPLERGSKRQDRRLRAPHKRPQTVSVGTSTADFPQQMDGATSLLATRERKRQTRTSSVPREKVPLCRRFLRCLQRTFSKLCLSMRARLSRDPRNKVPNIRLTKPPLHHQASKVVPH encoded by the exons ATGGATTTTCTCATTGAATTCATCCTGGTTATACTGGGAACCCAAGTAGCCTTTTGGCTTTTGGATTTGCag AGCGTTCGTCGGAGGCCAAGGAAGATACTGGGAAGAGCCAAGCTGGGAG CTTGGGGACACGTGGAGGAGACACCGCCACGCCAGTGCACACA ctgccccatgcctgggcacaggctcaACCTCGAGCGCACACTGCAGCTGGTGGAGAGGAGGCTCACGCATGTGACCTGGCACCTGTTAAGAGACCTGAacccgctgcctgccctgcctgagGAGCCGCCACAGTGTGAGGAGGCTGAGGCTGTGAAGACGGAGGAGCCACAGATTAAGGCCATGCGGCCTCCGGGATTGGACACCCAGGAGCCCTGTGTCTGCCTCCCAAAGCCCTTGCCCTGCCGGGCCCTGAGGGTCATGAgcctccctgaggctgccctgagccagcctgtgccccatgctGACACCAGTCTGCAGCCTTCTTTCCAGCAGGAGAGCCCGGAGACACAGCCTCCACTGGCCCACGGGTCCCAGGGGATGGCTCCGTGTGGGAAAGAGACTACCTCAGCCGCCCATTCCCATCCTCGGGGGAAGCCTTGCGGCATGCCTGAGCCAGAGAAGGGCCCAGAGCACCGCCacccccccccgaacccctgcaggccactggggtgcaccagcctgcaggggaagctgcacctcctggccccagagcctccGGGCAAGCAGgatcctgcagacaccaccgtgTTGCCAGGGGAAGCCAGAACCAAGGTCCCAGACCCATCTGAGGATGGTTGTGCTTCCCAGGAGGAGTCAGAGCGGCACCTCgtggggaagcagctgcaggaggtgaCTGAGGAGCCAGGCCCGGCCTCTTGCCTAATGCCCTCAGGGGCAGAGACTGACCCAGAAAAGAAGGACCTGTCCCACCCATGGGGCACCACCAACGAAGATGCAACAAGCAGCACCAGatgcctccttcccaccccagtgagaggccgccatggaggaagggagtggtggagcctggagcagcccaggaaaggcacccagctgccccctgcctggcaccccagAGGGCAGAGGGGGGCGCCCAGTGGGCAGCCAGTGGCAACTGGGAGCCGAGAGCTGCATCAGGCTGGTGGGCAGGCACCTGACCTCCCCTACGTCTGTGGCCTGGAGGGAAAGCCAGCCCGTGCGGTCTGGCCAGGAGACTCTGGGCAGCttggtgccagctgcagcctgaaggAGCTTCAGGGGCTGCTCCAGAAGATCACAAGGGTCATGGCAAGAAGCCCCAAGGCCTCAACAAGCTCCATGGTGGGTGCAGGAAGGGgcctccagcacagcagccttGAGACCAGCTGGGAACGGGATCAATgggtctcccagctgcccccaggctcagagatatCCCCGGGGACCGATGTCCCATTatctcagacctccatgcctgcGTGGAGGCACCGaccagcctcagtgctgcccccagAGCCAATCCACAAGCCTGGTGGGGAAAGCAGGATGGGACCCAGtcaggggagaccccctggctccagccagccccagcagggaaaagcaaCCCATGCTACCAGCTCGAGGGCTGTGGCAAGAAAAAGCCTAGCCGGCACCCCTGGAGACACCGACAGgctccccagggagaggggacggGGTGCAGAGCCAGGCCCTTGGccgtggaaggagggagggaccaagaagtgccctgtgggggcagccaggcctgGACCCAGGCCAGACCACGTAGAGCCCCCTGACCTGGCGCAGCTCCTGGGCTCCATCCTGACCTCCCTCAGCGCTCATGACCTGCAGCTCCAGTTCGTTGCTGACCTGCTGAAGAAGCAGTGCCCCCAGGGTGTCAGTGCCATttgcccccaccaggcccctgtgccagctgccttctccacccaGCTGGATGTCCAGACTCAAGGCCAAGTCCGCGCCCACAAGATGAGCCTGAGCTACAGGCTAGATGCCCCCGGCGGGCCAGCTCAGGAGGGGCCGCCCACAGGGGGTTCCCGGGGGACACGGAAGGGGGTGAAGGGTCAGGCGAAGGCAGGGACatctgagcagggggtggacaATGCCACGAACGTCTGGCTCCGCACATCCCAAGCCCCGGATGGGGTCTATCAAACGTGTAGCAAGAAGCAGGGGAGGAAGCCAGGTGGCTCTTTGGGCCCTGGTGGCTGCCAGGGACCCCTTGAAGAGCCTCAGCGCTCATCTCCAGGGGACCCCTTGGGTCCTTCCAATCTGGACCAGAGGCCCCTGGAGAGAGGGAGCAAGAGGCAGGACAGGAGGCTGAGAGCTCCCCACAAACGACCCCAAACTGTCTCTGTCGGCACCAGCACCGCAGACTTCCCCCAGCAGATGGATGGAGCCACTTCTCTCCTGGCCACCAGAGAAAGGAAACGCCAGACCAGGACCTCATCGGTGCCCAGAGAAAAGGTCCCTTTGTGCCGCCGCTTCCTGAGGTGCCTCCAGCGCACCTTCTCCAAGCTGTGCCTCAGCATGAGGGCCCGGCTGTCCCGGGATCCACGGAACAAGGTCCCCAACATCAGGCTCACAAAGCCTCCCTTGCACCATCAGGCCTCCAAGGTGGTGCCCCATTGA